From Eleftheria terrae, the proteins below share one genomic window:
- a CDS encoding methyl-accepting chemotaxis protein, whose amino-acid sequence MFSLFKRAAVATAANEPVASLPPVDSRELVRSLQGQAAGLGREAAEVRGIIEDAIRLSSRQSEAVASLAQQLVGIQQSQAGIGSVTDASVQAMGHARQAVEEVGREVAAIVDTLREVAAAAQQITQIAMQTRLVAFNASVEAKRAGEAGRGFGVVADAVKDLAARVEDSSKHIMGTVGRLDTRIESLAREISSEPTHGRQGAFHSALSEVESGVQRIAEAAAGSRGAGEAMARQMAVIESESRLATGGLNQALKRSETFLGVSERLMEVIAASGVETEDSPFIAAAQDTAARMAAQLEQAVRSGVLSMDALFDEQYRPLPGTEPQQHATRFVELTDRLFPPLQEPVMQLSPKVVFCAAVDRNGYLPTHLRTYSQPQRAGDPAWNAAHCRNRRIFNDRTGLASARNTRPFLLQTYRRDMGGGHFVLMKEVAAPIVVAGRHWGGLRLAYQF is encoded by the coding sequence ATGTTCTCCCTCTTCAAGCGGGCTGCGGTGGCAACGGCAGCCAATGAGCCGGTGGCATCCCTGCCGCCGGTCGACTCCCGTGAGCTGGTGAGGTCCCTGCAGGGCCAGGCCGCCGGACTGGGTCGCGAGGCGGCCGAGGTCCGCGGCATCATCGAGGACGCCATCCGGCTGTCCTCGCGCCAGAGCGAGGCGGTCGCCTCGCTGGCGCAGCAGCTGGTGGGCATCCAGCAGTCGCAGGCCGGCATCGGCAGCGTCACCGACGCGAGCGTGCAAGCCATGGGACATGCACGCCAGGCGGTGGAGGAGGTCGGCCGCGAGGTCGCCGCCATCGTCGACACGCTGCGCGAGGTGGCCGCTGCCGCTCAGCAGATCACCCAGATCGCCATGCAGACCCGCCTGGTCGCCTTCAACGCCTCCGTCGAAGCCAAGCGGGCCGGCGAGGCCGGCCGCGGCTTTGGCGTGGTGGCCGACGCGGTCAAGGACCTGGCGGCCCGGGTGGAGGATTCCTCCAAGCACATCATGGGCACGGTCGGGCGGCTGGACACCCGCATCGAGTCGCTCGCGCGGGAGATTTCCAGCGAGCCGACGCATGGCCGGCAAGGCGCCTTCCACAGTGCCCTGTCCGAGGTGGAGTCGGGCGTGCAACGCATCGCCGAAGCCGCAGCCGGGAGCCGGGGCGCTGGCGAGGCCATGGCGCGGCAGATGGCGGTGATCGAATCGGAGTCCCGGCTCGCCACCGGCGGGCTGAACCAGGCGCTGAAGCGCAGCGAGACCTTCCTCGGCGTCAGCGAACGGTTGATGGAAGTGATCGCCGCCAGCGGCGTCGAGACCGAGGACTCGCCCTTCATCGCGGCGGCGCAGGACACCGCCGCCCGCATGGCCGCGCAGCTGGAGCAGGCGGTGCGCAGCGGCGTGCTGTCGATGGACGCCTTGTTCGACGAGCAGTACCGCCCGCTGCCTGGCACCGAGCCGCAGCAGCACGCCACCCGCTTCGTCGAGCTGACCGACCGCCTGTTCCCGCCGCTGCAGGAGCCGGTGATGCAGCTCTCGCCCAAGGTGGTGTTCTGCGCCGCGGTGGACCGCAACGGCTACCTGCCAACCCACCTGCGCACCTACAGCCAGCCGCAGCGTGCCGGCGACCCCGCCTGGAACGCAGCGCACTGCCGCAACCGCCGCATCTTCAACGACCGCACGGGCCTCGCCTCGGCTCGCAACACGCGGCCCTTCCTGCTGCAGACCTACCGCCGCGACATGGGCGGCGGCCACTTCGTGCTGATGAAGGAGGTGGCGGCGCCCATCGTGGTGGCAGGCCGCCACTGGGGCGGACTGAGGCTCGCCTACCAGTTCTGA
- the flgA gene encoding flagellar basal body P-ring formation chaperone FlgA: MNHPPLSLLCRLGLVPWLLAGAVAGAHAQTGGTDIETQLRDLAQAHARERTTAAAGTPAPRITRVEVSVGELDSRLKLAPCTRMEPYLPAGLRPWGRTRIGVRCLEGPTRWNVFLPVTVRVFAEAWVARGPLSAGALLQISDLQRGEADLAATLSPVVLDPAQAAGRALLRPLNEGDALKQSDLRPKLWFALGDTVKVVAVGPGFAVHGEGRAMSPGVEGQPVRIRTESGRIITGFASGERTVEVPL; the protein is encoded by the coding sequence ATGAACCACCCACCACTTTCCCTGCTCTGCCGCCTCGGCCTCGTGCCGTGGCTGCTGGCCGGGGCCGTGGCGGGCGCTCATGCACAGACCGGCGGGACAGACATCGAGACTCAGCTGCGCGATTTGGCGCAAGCTCATGCTCGAGAGAGGACGACGGCCGCAGCGGGAACTCCCGCACCGCGCATCACCCGTGTCGAGGTGAGCGTGGGCGAGCTGGACAGCCGGCTCAAGCTGGCTCCGTGCACCCGCATGGAGCCCTACCTGCCGGCTGGCCTCAGGCCTTGGGGACGCACCCGTATCGGGGTGAGGTGCCTGGAGGGGCCGACGCGCTGGAATGTGTTCCTGCCGGTAACGGTGCGCGTCTTTGCCGAGGCCTGGGTCGCTCGGGGCCCGCTATCAGCGGGCGCCCTCCTTCAGATTTCCGACCTGCAGCGCGGCGAAGCCGACCTCGCTGCGACCTTGTCACCGGTGGTGCTCGACCCGGCCCAGGCGGCCGGCCGCGCGCTGCTGCGCCCCTTGAATGAGGGGGACGCCCTCAAGCAGTCCGATTTGCGGCCGAAACTCTGGTTTGCCCTCGGCGACACCGTGAAGGTGGTGGCCGTCGGCCCGGGGTTCGCCGTGCATGGCGAAGGCCGGGCGATGTCGCCGGGTGTCGAGGGCCAGCCCGTTCGCATCCGCACTGAAAGCGGCCGTATCATCACGGGCTTTGCGAGCGGCGAGCGCACGGTCGAGGTCCCCCTGTAA
- the flgB gene encoding flagellar basal body rod protein FlgB, translating to MLDRLTSTINFQSEALVLRSERQRLIASNIANADTPGYVARDMDFAKELRQATTSLAAGSPKVVATTQAGHISNLVNGRAPVELNYAQAAQTNLDSNTVDMDRERANFADNSVRYEATLRFINGSVKTMLSAITGQ from the coding sequence ATGCTCGACCGCCTGACCAGCACGATCAATTTCCAGTCGGAAGCGCTGGTACTGCGCTCCGAGCGGCAGCGCCTGATCGCCAGCAACATCGCCAACGCGGACACGCCCGGCTATGTGGCGCGCGACATGGACTTCGCCAAGGAACTGCGCCAGGCCACGACCAGCCTGGCCGCTGGCAGCCCCAAGGTAGTGGCCACCACCCAAGCGGGACACATCAGCAACCTGGTCAATGGCCGGGCGCCGGTGGAACTCAACTATGCGCAGGCGGCGCAGACCAACCTGGACAGCAACACGGTGGACATGGACCGCGAGCGCGCCAACTTCGCCGACAACTCGGTGCGCTACGAAGCGACGCTGCGTTTCATCAACGGCAGCGTGAAGACGATGCTGTCGGCCATCACCGGCCAATGA
- a CDS encoding RNA polymerase sigma factor FliA, whose translation MYTAKGRLDLNTMLKQYSPLVRRLAHQMIAKLPANVEIDDLIQVGMIGLNDALSRFDAGQGVQFETFATQRIRGAMLDELRGADWMSRGTRKQQRTIEAAVHRLEQKLGRPPQESEIAKELGVTLGDYQDMLNKVRGTQLVYLEDMGSDSSEDDYLDRHVGDKDADPLSQLNDYRLRSALVEAIKGLPEREQYVMSMYYEQDMNLKEIAAVLGVTESRVCQLHSQSIARLRVKLREW comes from the coding sequence ATGTACACCGCCAAAGGCCGCCTCGACCTCAACACGATGCTGAAGCAGTACAGCCCGCTGGTGCGGCGTCTGGCGCATCAGATGATTGCCAAGCTGCCGGCCAATGTGGAGATCGACGACCTGATCCAGGTCGGCATGATCGGCCTGAACGATGCACTCAGCCGCTTCGACGCCGGCCAGGGCGTGCAGTTCGAGACCTTCGCCACCCAGCGCATCCGCGGCGCCATGCTCGACGAGCTGCGGGGCGCGGACTGGATGAGCCGCGGCACCCGCAAGCAGCAGCGCACCATCGAGGCAGCGGTGCATCGGCTGGAGCAGAAGCTCGGCCGACCGCCGCAGGAAAGCGAGATCGCCAAGGAGCTGGGCGTCACCCTGGGCGACTACCAGGACATGCTGAACAAGGTGCGCGGCACCCAGCTGGTGTACCTGGAGGACATGGGCAGCGACAGCAGCGAGGACGACTACCTGGACCGCCATGTCGGCGACAAGGATGCGGACCCGCTCAGCCAGCTCAACGACTACCGCCTGCGCAGCGCGCTGGTGGAAGCCATCAAGGGCCTGCCCGAGCGCGAGCAGTACGTCATGAGCATGTACTACGAGCAGGACATGAACCTGAAGGAGATTGCCGCGGTGCTGGGCGTGACCGAGTCGCGCGTGTGCCAGCTGCACAGCCAGTCCATCGCGCGCCTGAGGGTCAAGCTGCGCGAGTGGTGA
- the flhF gene encoding flagellar biosynthesis protein FlhF, whose protein sequence is MNVKRFVARTSRDALVQVRQAFGDDAVILSTRPCSEGVEVLAMAPDSVAAIEKFDARQAPAAAAPRAAAPAAAPARPAARPATPAQAPALDGDVEKLAMSTLSFQDYVRERMLKRRQAALQAQAAEAAGALPQAAAPAALPPAAAAMPRAAAASTALPLEQRLAERAAMRKAERLAAEAAVADPRHAGLADSRYESHPHHHAGLAAPSLHDEPMWAAPAAAAAAPVMPALATPAVDPEQRSMLNELRQMKGLIEERFGALAFMEKLQRNPHQAKLTQKLLDCGFSPALIRKLAAGTPADVGDLDSWVASVLQRNLLTGEGEAPLEDQGGVYAMVGSTGVGKTTSTAKLAAAFAAKYGASNLGLITLDAYRVGAHEQLRAYGRIIGVAVHTAHDRPALEDLLDLLSAKKMVLIDTAGIAQRDSRTQELLEMVGHRSIQRLLVVNSAAQGETIEDVLLAYRANQCKGVVLSKLDEAVKLGPALDAMIRHKLKVLGVANGQRVPEDWYRMSAQALVHRALRGGGSAAYRLDSDDVNLVFTAPPQRGAAYAGGTHA, encoded by the coding sequence ATGAACGTCAAGCGTTTTGTCGCCCGCACCTCGCGGGACGCTCTTGTGCAGGTCCGCCAGGCTTTCGGCGACGATGCCGTCATCCTGTCGACCCGTCCCTGCAGCGAAGGGGTCGAAGTGCTCGCGATGGCACCCGACAGCGTGGCTGCGATCGAGAAGTTCGATGCCCGCCAGGCACCGGCCGCTGCGGCACCGCGCGCTGCCGCACCGGCTGCGGCGCCTGCCCGCCCGGCGGCCCGGCCCGCCACGCCTGCTCAGGCGCCGGCGCTGGACGGCGATGTCGAGAAGCTGGCGATGAGCACGCTGTCGTTCCAGGACTATGTGCGCGAGCGCATGCTCAAGCGCCGCCAGGCGGCCCTGCAGGCGCAGGCCGCGGAAGCCGCGGGCGCGCTGCCCCAGGCTGCCGCGCCGGCCGCGCTGCCGCCCGCTGCTGCTGCGATGCCGCGTGCCGCCGCTGCGTCCACCGCACTGCCGCTGGAGCAGCGCCTGGCCGAGCGGGCCGCGATGCGCAAGGCCGAGCGCCTGGCCGCCGAAGCCGCCGTGGCCGATCCTCGCCATGCCGGGCTGGCAGACAGCCGCTACGAATCGCATCCTCACCACCATGCCGGCCTGGCCGCGCCGTCGCTGCACGACGAGCCGATGTGGGCCGCACCGGCCGCTGCCGCCGCGGCGCCGGTGATGCCCGCCCTGGCGACCCCGGCGGTCGATCCCGAGCAGCGCAGCATGCTCAACGAGCTGCGCCAGATGAAGGGCCTGATCGAAGAGCGCTTCGGCGCGCTGGCCTTCATGGAGAAGCTGCAACGCAACCCGCACCAGGCCAAGCTCACCCAGAAGCTGCTGGACTGTGGCTTCTCGCCCGCGCTGATCCGCAAGCTGGCCGCCGGCACGCCGGCCGATGTCGGCGACCTCGACAGCTGGGTGGCCAGCGTGCTGCAGCGCAACCTGCTGACCGGCGAAGGCGAGGCCCCGCTGGAAGACCAGGGCGGCGTGTACGCGATGGTCGGCTCCACCGGTGTCGGCAAGACCACGTCCACCGCCAAGCTGGCAGCCGCCTTCGCGGCCAAGTACGGCGCCTCCAACCTCGGCCTGATCACGCTGGACGCCTACCGCGTCGGCGCCCACGAGCAGCTGCGCGCCTACGGCCGCATCATCGGCGTGGCGGTGCACACCGCCCACGATCGCCCGGCGCTGGAAGACCTGCTGGACCTGCTGTCGGCCAAGAAGATGGTGTTGATCGACACCGCCGGCATCGCCCAGCGCGACAGCCGGACGCAAGAGCTGCTGGAGATGGTCGGCCATCGCAGCATCCAGCGCCTGCTGGTGGTCAATTCGGCCGCCCAAGGCGAGACCATCGAGGACGTGCTGCTCGCCTACCGCGCCAACCAGTGCAAGGGCGTCGTGCTCTCCAAGCTGGACGAAGCCGTCAAGCTCGGCCCGGCGCTGGACGCCATGATCCGCCACAAGCTCAAGGTGCTCGGCGTGGCCAATGGCCAGCGGGTGCCGGAAGACTGGTACCGCATGTCGGCCCAGGCCCTGGTGCACCGCGCCCTGCGCGGCGGCGGCAGCGCCGCCTACCGGCTGGACAGCGACGACGTCAACCTCGTCTTCACCGCCCCGCCGCAACGCGGCGCCGCCTACGCCGGAGGCACCCATGCTTGA
- a CDS encoding PEP-CTERM sorting domain-containing protein, whose translation MNASFTSMRHGRALVLAAAATLCGSASWATNAKHHYQVTDLGFVSGASLNNAGQVAGVREVEGLGRVGFVWDATGGFRNVSAGAGYATVASAISGNGTVVGHAYSTVSGTDTRETPFVWTQSGGMRKIDLPASALYGKAVGVNSQGTVLLQLGFAGASGIASSTYTWTQSGGLKAVLEGTPGGMGYAPMAINDKGAIAGYNTDSVPPGAFVRQPDGTKIELGTLGGRWSGTADINNNGWVVGTGLIAQQREVCTPWGCQMEDVPHAYVWSKQTGMIDLNAGDASTVSYGEDINAVGQVVGLQVGEGAFLWEKGQKTFLNGLLLNPGYELQSAKRINDGGQILALTTDGRTLLLSPAPEPETVALFMIGLGALAWRARRQRGHGAA comes from the coding sequence ATGAACGCCTCTTTCACCTCCATGCGTCATGGCCGCGCGCTCGTACTGGCGGCCGCAGCGACCCTGTGCGGGTCCGCGAGCTGGGCAACCAATGCCAAGCATCACTATCAGGTGACCGATCTCGGCTTTGTTTCGGGCGCCAGCCTGAACAACGCCGGCCAGGTGGCCGGCGTGAGGGAAGTCGAAGGCCTCGGCCGGGTCGGTTTTGTGTGGGACGCCACGGGTGGCTTCCGCAACGTGAGCGCCGGTGCCGGGTATGCCACCGTCGCGTCGGCCATCTCGGGCAACGGCACGGTGGTGGGCCATGCCTACAGCACCGTGTCGGGCACCGACACCCGTGAGACGCCGTTTGTCTGGACCCAGTCCGGCGGCATGCGCAAGATCGACCTGCCGGCCTCTGCCCTCTACGGCAAGGCCGTCGGGGTGAACAGCCAGGGCACGGTCCTGCTGCAGCTGGGCTTCGCCGGCGCGTCGGGCATTGCCTCCAGCACCTACACCTGGACCCAGAGCGGCGGCCTGAAGGCGGTGCTGGAAGGCACGCCCGGCGGCATGGGCTATGCGCCGATGGCCATCAACGACAAGGGTGCTATCGCCGGCTACAACACCGATTCGGTGCCCCCCGGCGCCTTTGTGCGCCAGCCTGATGGCACCAAGATCGAACTGGGCACCCTGGGCGGTCGCTGGTCCGGCACGGCGGACATCAACAACAACGGCTGGGTCGTCGGCACCGGCCTGATCGCCCAGCAGCGCGAAGTGTGCACTCCCTGGGGCTGCCAGATGGAAGACGTGCCGCACGCCTATGTCTGGAGCAAGCAGACCGGCATGATCGACCTCAACGCCGGCGACGCCTCGACCGTCAGCTACGGCGAAGACATCAACGCCGTCGGGCAGGTGGTGGGCTTGCAGGTGGGCGAGGGCGCCTTCCTCTGGGAGAAGGGCCAGAAGACCTTCCTCAACGGCCTGCTGCTGAACCCGGGCTATGAACTGCAGAGCGCCAAGCGCATCAACGACGGCGGCCAGATCCTGGCCCTCACCACCGACGGCCGCACGCTGCTGCTGTCGCCGGCGCCGGAGCCCGAAACGGTGGCCTTGTTCATGATCGGCCTGGGTGCCCTGGCGTGGCGGGCCCGCCGCCAGCGCGGCCACGGCGCCGCTTGA
- the flgM gene encoding flagellar biosynthesis anti-sigma factor FlgM — MKIGNHVETPPVALPSSGAAPRATSAESASNAATAARTAGTASADAGESTTVKLSSTAATLMSSNADFDAEKVAAMKAAIANGTFRVNAEVIADRLISNARELLERPAH; from the coding sequence ATGAAAATCGGCAACCACGTTGAAACGCCCCCGGTCGCGCTGCCCAGCAGCGGTGCAGCACCGCGCGCCACGAGCGCAGAGTCGGCCAGCAACGCGGCGACTGCCGCCCGGACGGCAGGCACTGCATCTGCCGACGCCGGCGAAAGCACCACTGTGAAGCTGTCCAGCACCGCCGCCACGCTGATGTCCAGCAATGCGGACTTCGACGCCGAGAAGGTCGCCGCAATGAAGGCCGCCATTGCCAATGGCACCTTCCGCGTGAATGCGGAGGTGATCGCCGACCGGCTGATCTCCAACGCCCGCGAATTGCTGGAACGCCCCGCTCACTGA